The Candidatus Zixiibacteriota bacterium DNA segment AGCAGCGGCATCGCCGTCGCGAAAACCATCGCCGACGAGATCCCTTGAAATATGCGAATTGTTATCAACTGCCCGCCGGAACCGGCCAGCGCCAACAGCGCGGACGAGAGCGCCAGCAGCCCCACCCCCAGGATGAAAATCAGCTTCCGACCATAAAGATCACCGAGGCGCCCGAAGGGGATCAGGAAGGTCGCCGCCGCCAGGAGAAAGGCGGTGTTTATCCAGCCCAACATCACGGCACCCATCGAGAATTCGGCGCCAATTGCGGGTAAGGCAACATTCACGGACGAGCCCATGAACGGTCCGAGGAACGAACTGAGCGTCGCGACGAAAACTGCGGCACGACGACGTCCGGAGTCGGTGTGGTGCTCAGTCGAGAGCACAGATGAGCTCGCCATGATCTGAAGTTACTTGATCCAAGCTTTTGAACCAAGAGCGATTAGCCCAATTTCATAAATAATACAAAATTAACCATATTTATTGTCAGATTTGCGAAATTTTTCACAAATTTTTCCTAATTTCCTTGACAATGTAAGACGAATCTTACATTGTGTGGCTATGATTACTCTGACTGACAAAGATCAGGACTATCTCGAGACAATCTACCGAATTTCTCGTCATTCCGACACTGTCGGCGTCACCGATGTCGCCAAGGCACGAAGTGTGACCGTGCCCACAGCCCGCACGGCGGTAGCACGTCTGGTCCGCAACGGTCTGGTCCGGCAGCAACTTTACGGTAAGATCATGCTCAATCAGGAAGGTGAACGACTCGGCGAGGAGCTCTACAACGTCCACCGCACGCTGCGGCGGTTCCTGGCGGATGTGCTCTTGCTTGACCCCAAGCAGGCGGACGAAGAGGCTTGCCGCATGGAGCATGGATTGTCTAAGTCGACTTTGCGCAGGCTGACTTTGTTCCTGGACGTGATCCGCACCTGCAACAACAACAGCCCCAAGTGCATGGGGATCTATCGAAAGTCGGTCGACCAGAATTGTTCGATGTAATGATCATTTTGTGGCAACAGTAGTCTGGCATTGGATTTCATCGGGTTTGTAATGGGAAACGCGAAACTGACCTTAGCTGATATGGAACCGGGTGATACCGCGCGGATCACGGCTGTGCATGCTGATGCGCGGGTGCGTCATCGTTTGATGGACTTTGGCTTTCGCTGTGGCGAGCAGGTGACGATGATCCGGCGCGCGCCACTGGCGGATCCGCTCGAATACAAGCTGCGCGGCGCCTACGTCAGCCTGCGCA contains these protein-coding regions:
- a CDS encoding ferrous iron transport protein A, whose translation is MGNAKLTLADMEPGDTARITAVHADARVRHRLMDFGFRCGEQVTMIRRAPLADPLEYKLRGAYVSLRKAEAEQIEVEGVA
- a CDS encoding metal-dependent transcriptional regulator is translated as MITLTDKDQDYLETIYRISRHSDTVGVTDVAKARSVTVPTARTAVARLVRNGLVRQQLYGKIMLNQEGERLGEELYNVHRTLRRFLADVLLLDPKQADEEACRMEHGLSKSTLRRLTLFLDVIRTCNNNSPKCMGIYRKSVDQNCSM